One window of Watersipora subatra chromosome 3, tzWatSuba1.1, whole genome shotgun sequence genomic DNA carries:
- the LOC137392083 gene encoding CD63 antigen-like isoform X1, with product MVEKGMSCVKYLLFAFNLLFFIFGAVLIGVGAYVQVKLSDYLQFFEAGSANATALLLIVVGALTLVIGFFGCCGAIKENNCMVMTFAVLIALILIAEIGGGIAAYVFRADVEDLLTSGMNDTLQKYGEDEGITNLWNETQSGLHCCGVNGYQDWLKLLGKVPVSCCTNGTSCSTPKDYYGEGCFDKIKEAVMSNIAIVGGIAIGLGVVEILGIVLACCLSSGIKKSAYVTV from the exons ATGGTTGAGAAGGGAATGTCTTGTGTGAAGTACTTGCTTTTTGCATTTAATTTGTTGTTCTTC ATATTCGGAGCTGTGCTTATAGGGGTTGGTGCCTACGTGCAGGTGAAGCTATCGGATTATCTACAGTTCTTCGAAGCGGGATCTGCTAACGCCACAGCATTATTACTAATTGTCGTAGGAGCCCTCACCCTTGTTATTGGTTTCTTCGGTTGTTGTGGCGCCATTAAAGAAAATAATTGTATGGTCATGACG TTTGCAGTGCTGATAGCACTTATTCTCATTGCGGAGATTGGAGGAGGAATTGCTGCCTATGTGTTCAGGGCAGATGTAGAAGATTTACTCACTTCTGGCATGAATGATACGCTGCAAAAGTATGGCGAAGATGAAGGAATCACAAATCTTTGGAATGAGACGCAGTCCGGG TTGCATTGCTGTGGTGTCAATGGCTACCAAGACTGGCTGAAACTGCTTGGAAAAGTACCTGTTTCCTGTTGCACAAATGGCACAAGCTGCTCAACTCCCAAGGACTACTACGGAGAG GGATGTTTTGATAAAATCAAAGAGGCAGTTATGTCGAACATCGCGATTGTCGGTGGAATTGCTATTGGCCTTGGTGTTGTCGAG ATACTCGGCATCGTGTTGGCATGCTGCCTATCCAGCGGAATAAAGAAAAGCGCCTATGTCACTGTTTAA
- the LOC137392083 gene encoding CD63 antigen-like isoform X2, with the protein MVEKGMSCVKYLLFAFNLLFFIFGAVLIGVGAYVQVKLSDYLQFFEAGSANATALLLIVVGALTLVIGFFGCCGAIKENNCMVMTFAVLIALILIAEIGGGIAAYVFRADVEDLLTSGMNDTLQKYGEDEGITNLWNETQSGLHCCGVNGYQDWLKLLGKVPVSCCTNGTSCSTPKDYYGEGCFDKIKEAVMSNIAIVGGIAIGLGVVEFLGIVFACCLGKAIRSEDRYV; encoded by the exons ATGGTTGAGAAGGGAATGTCTTGTGTGAAGTACTTGCTTTTTGCATTTAATTTGTTGTTCTTC ATATTCGGAGCTGTGCTTATAGGGGTTGGTGCCTACGTGCAGGTGAAGCTATCGGATTATCTACAGTTCTTCGAAGCGGGATCTGCTAACGCCACAGCATTATTACTAATTGTCGTAGGAGCCCTCACCCTTGTTATTGGTTTCTTCGGTTGTTGTGGCGCCATTAAAGAAAATAATTGTATGGTCATGACG TTTGCAGTGCTGATAGCACTTATTCTCATTGCGGAGATTGGAGGAGGAATTGCTGCCTATGTGTTCAGGGCAGATGTAGAAGATTTACTCACTTCTGGCATGAATGATACGCTGCAAAAGTATGGCGAAGATGAAGGAATCACAAATCTTTGGAATGAGACGCAGTCCGGG TTGCATTGCTGTGGTGTCAATGGCTACCAAGACTGGCTGAAACTGCTTGGAAAAGTACCTGTTTCCTGTTGCACAAATGGCACAAGCTGCTCAACTCCCAAGGACTACTACGGAGAG GGATGTTTTGATAAAATCAAAGAGGCAGTTATGTCGAACATCGCGATTGTCGGTGGAATTGCTATTGGCCTTGGTGTTGTCGAG TTTCTAGGCATTGTTTTCGCATGCTGCCTTGGAAAAGCCATTAGGAGTGAAGATCGCTATGTGTAG